One Microbacterium keratanolyticum DNA window includes the following coding sequences:
- a CDS encoding FAD-binding dehydrogenase, translated as MTLTPTPHTTDVLVIGWGLAGLVAAGEALAAGRRVVIVDQETRTDFGGQAWWSFGGLFFIDSPEQRRMGIRDSLELAREDWFGNAGFDRDEDAWPKRWAEAYLQFASGEKRAWLRERGVGFFPVVGWAERGGYGAIGPGNSVPRFHITWGTGPGILAPFIAAAEQGEREGRLTILARHRVTTLTTTDGAVTGASGEILESSATGRGEPSSRQVVGAFSVDAGATIISSGGIGGNHELVRAAWPSRLGTAPSHMLTGVPAYVDGSMQAVSAAAGAHLINGDRMWHYVEGITNWNPVWPSHGIRILPGPSSLWFDATGSRLPVPLFPGFDTLGTLAHLRQTGHDHSWFVTSRQIVEKEFALSGSEQNPDLTGKDLGLLVKSRLAKGPTGPVQAFLDEGEDFLVEDDLEALLTRMQQAPGGELLDIERVRREVIARDREIENDFTKDAQIGMLRSMRNYRGDKLIRTASPHRLQDPSAGPLIAVKLHVLTRKSLGGIETDLDGRALDSTGSVIPGLFAAGEASGFGGGGVHGYRALEGTFLGGCLFSGRQAGRAAAR; from the coding sequence ATGACGCTCACCCCCACCCCCCACACGACCGACGTTCTCGTGATCGGCTGGGGGTTGGCGGGATTGGTCGCCGCCGGTGAGGCTCTCGCTGCCGGCCGACGGGTCGTCATCGTCGATCAGGAGACGCGCACCGATTTCGGCGGCCAGGCATGGTGGTCGTTCGGCGGACTGTTCTTCATCGACTCCCCCGAACAGCGCCGCATGGGCATCCGTGACTCTCTTGAGCTCGCCCGAGAGGACTGGTTCGGCAACGCCGGATTCGATCGCGACGAAGATGCCTGGCCGAAACGCTGGGCCGAGGCGTACCTGCAGTTCGCCTCCGGCGAGAAGCGTGCCTGGCTGCGCGAGCGCGGCGTCGGGTTCTTTCCCGTTGTCGGCTGGGCGGAACGCGGCGGATACGGCGCGATCGGCCCGGGCAACTCAGTCCCGCGCTTCCACATCACCTGGGGTACCGGGCCCGGCATCCTGGCGCCCTTCATCGCCGCCGCCGAACAGGGCGAACGCGAGGGTCGGCTCACAATCCTCGCCCGACACCGCGTGACCACGCTGACCACGACCGATGGAGCTGTCACCGGAGCATCCGGAGAGATCCTCGAAAGCAGCGCGACGGGCCGCGGCGAGCCCTCCTCCCGACAGGTCGTTGGCGCATTCTCTGTCGACGCCGGCGCGACGATCATCTCGTCGGGCGGTATCGGCGGCAACCACGAGCTCGTCCGTGCGGCGTGGCCCTCCCGGCTGGGCACCGCGCCCTCGCACATGCTGACGGGAGTGCCCGCCTATGTGGATGGCTCGATGCAGGCCGTGAGCGCGGCGGCAGGAGCACACCTCATCAACGGTGACCGCATGTGGCACTACGTCGAAGGCATCACCAACTGGAACCCGGTGTGGCCGTCACACGGCATCCGCATTCTTCCCGGGCCCTCGTCGCTCTGGTTCGATGCGACAGGCAGTCGTCTGCCTGTGCCGCTCTTTCCCGGTTTCGACACGCTCGGCACGCTCGCGCACCTCCGGCAGACCGGCCACGACCATTCCTGGTTCGTCACTTCGCGGCAGATCGTCGAGAAGGAGTTCGCGCTCTCGGGCAGTGAGCAGAACCCCGACCTCACTGGCAAGGATCTCGGGCTTCTCGTGAAGTCGCGGCTCGCCAAAGGGCCGACCGGTCCCGTGCAGGCGTTCCTCGACGAGGGTGAGGACTTTCTCGTCGAGGACGACCTGGAAGCCCTGCTCACCCGCATGCAGCAGGCGCCCGGCGGCGAGCTTCTCGATATCGAACGCGTGCGACGCGAGGTCATCGCCCGCGACCGGGAGATCGAGAACGACTTCACCAAGGACGCCCAGATCGGGATGCTCCGCTCGATGCGCAACTATCGGGGAGACAAGCTCATCCGGACAGCCTCTCCCCACCGTCTGCAAGATCCCTCGGCGGGTCCGCTGATCGCGGTGAAGCTGCACGTGCTCACCCGCAAGTCGCTCGGCGGCATCGAGACAGACCTCGACGGCCGGGCTCTGGACTCAACGGGATCGGTGATCCCAGGACTCTTTGCTGCCGGCGAGGCCAGCGGCTTCGGCGGTGGTGGCGTGCACGGGTACCGAGCGTTGGAGGGCACGTTCCTCGGCGGATGCCTCTTCTCCGGCCGCCAGGCAGGTCGCGCCGCCGCGCGCTGA
- a CDS encoding globin: MTFYDEVGGYDTFEKIVDVFYREVALDEVLRPMYPEEDLGPAAERFTLFLVQYWGGPGTYSERRGHPRLRMRHMPFHVNPDARDRWLRHMRTALDEAKLSPMHDATFWDYLERAAHAMVNTLEPTGIGPAPDGRTTLEARARQESTETP; this comes from the coding sequence TTGACGTTCTACGACGAGGTCGGCGGCTACGACACCTTCGAGAAGATCGTCGACGTGTTCTACCGCGAGGTCGCCCTCGATGAGGTACTCCGTCCGATGTACCCGGAGGAAGACCTCGGGCCGGCGGCCGAGCGCTTCACCCTGTTCCTCGTGCAGTACTGGGGCGGACCCGGCACCTACAGCGAGCGACGCGGACACCCGCGTCTGCGGATGAGGCACATGCCCTTCCACGTCAACCCCGACGCGCGTGATCGCTGGCTTCGTCATATGCGCACCGCCCTGGATGAGGCGAAGCTCTCGCCCATGCACGACGCGACGTTCTGGGACTACCTTGAGCGCGCTGCTCATGCCATGGTGAATACACTCGAACCCACGGGCATCGGACCGGCCCCCGACGGCCGCACTACCCTGGAAGCCCGCGCACGTCAGGAATCAACGGAGACCCCATGA